GTTATTATAGCATGCCATGAACCTGTCTTAGAACAGGTAGTATAGCAATCAGGATACCGTCTGATACTCTCTGAATATCGTAGTGAGTATCAGGTTTTCTGGCAATCCCTTGACGTTAAAGCTGACTATCAGACAGACGTTCCACAATCAGCAGGGTAATATCATCAGCCTGTGGTGCACCGGCAGCGAATGTGTCAACCGCTGCGACGACTGCCGCCACCAGATCGGGGGCAGGGTGGTGGCAGAGGGTTTGCAGGCATGCCTGTAAACGGGCATCACCAAACAACTCACCGGCTGGATTCATCGCTTCGGTAATCCCATCGCTGAAGGCTACCAGCTTCTCGCCGGGCTGTATCTGCAACTCATACACCTCATACGTTTGCCCAGACACAATGCCGATTGGTAATGAGCCTTCGTGTAGTTCTTCTGCCACATCGCCATTGCGGGCAATCCGCAATGGTGGGTTATGCCCGGCATTGATGTATGTTATTGTACCACTGAGCGGATCAAGCAGGCCATAGAACAGAGTGATGAACATATTGGCATCACCGTGCTCACGGCAGATATAGTCGTTGGTCAGACTGACAGCGTGAAGGAGAATAGACGTATTGATGCTACCGGGCGACTGCGACATCCCTACAGCCTGCGACGCCGCTCGCAGCAATGATCGACTCAACGCCACAAACAGGGCAGCCGTTACCCCTTTGCCACAGGCATCGGCCACCACCAGGCCGACTCTGCCATCGGGAAGGGTAATGGTATCGAAGAAATCACCACCCACAGCCTGCGCCCCGCGACTGAACCCGGCAATACGCCAGCCGGCTGGTTGCGGTAACACCCGTGGTAAGAAAGACTGCTGAATACGGCGGGCAACATCCAGCTCCTCTTCGAGGCGGTTCAGCCGAATCAATTCCGCCTGTGCAGCCTGTAATTGCTGATACGCCGCCAGGAGTTCGGCATTCTTGCGTTCGAGATCATGAATCATGCGCTGATTGGTATTGCGTACCCGACTAACGATACTGCGTAGCATCGTCATTGCCAGGGCCGGACTGGAGCCGATCAAGGTGGCAAACACCGCTTCATTCAGCGCAACCAGGCGACTCGGTTCAATTGCCCGTACAGTTGCCGACCGTGGACTCTGGTCAATCAGGCTCATCTCGCCAATGATTTGGCCGGCGTGAAAGACCTCTAGCCGCAACTCGGTGCCGTTAACGAACGTGATTACCTCTACCGCACCGCTCAAGATCACGAAGCATTCGTTGCCCGGATCGCCCTGATGAAACAATATTTCACCGGCGGCAAGGCGGCATTCGGCCAGACGAGGGGCTAACTCGGCCAGAATCGCTTCAGGTACTACCTGAAAAAGCGGCAAACTCCGCAAGCGATCCAGCATCGTCATTGTTTTGGTTACGATTAACTCGTTCCAGCCACTTGCCGGATCGTGCCGGTACTGGAGGGTGTCAGCGTATTCGCGCACAAAGAAGAGGCCAAGACCACCAATAGTACGTTGTTCAACCTCCCTGCCCAGATCAGGTGGTGGTGCGTCGTGGGGATCGAAGGGGTACCCTCGATCACGAATGATGATAGTCAGCACACCCTGTTCATACTGGCACAACAACTGAATCTGATCGCGGTTTTGTTCATCGTAGCCATACTTGACAATATTGGTAGCGACTTCTTCGATCACCAGTCGCAACAGATAGACATAATCGTGGGGTAATTGCCAATCGGCCTCCAGCGTATCGCTGAAGGCCAACAGTTCAGTTACCGCGTTCCAATCGGCGAAGACACTGATCTGTCGCTGCATGCCAACCTCTACACGGCTAATGGTTCGGTTGGATGGCGACCAGGGGAAAGCGGCAGGGTGGCTCGTAATTTACGCAGCCGAGTAATGGCATCCACAGCAGCTTCGTGAACATTGGGGTCAGTATCGTCGACGGCCTGGGTTAAGGCATTGAGGACGGTTGTGGTTGCGGCTGCCACACCCAACCGCCCCAGCGCGCGCGCTGCTGCTTCGCGAGCGTAGGCGTCAGCATCAGAGAGCATGGGGAGCAGGTGTTCAATCATCTGGGCCGTACCGGCCAGTTCTCCCAACTGACTCACCACCAGGGCTGCTGCCGAGCGCACGAAACTATCGGGATTGTCGAGACATTCAATCAGATGATCGAGGAGTTGTGGCGAGACGATCCGGTCACGCAATTGACCCAGCGTGCGGGCAGCGGCGAAGCGTGTCTCCAGATCGCAATCATGGATCGCCAGTCGGATCAGCGTTTTGACCAGAGGTTGCGGCGGTATCCCATTAATCAGGCCGAGCATACGCGCCGCAGCCGCACGCACATGCGAGGCGCTATCACTCAAACCGTCATGCAGGAGCACCAGATCTGCCGCTGTGTAGTGACCCTCTCGCACGCGCAGACGACGAATCGCTTCATAGCGACTTTGCCAGCCGGGGTCTTGCAATTGACGGCGTAACTGTTCAAAATCACCGCTCTCGAAGGTGTCGAGTTCGGCCAGCAATGTCAGCCGTAACCACTCATCACGTGAACTATTGAGGCGCTGCCGGGCGAGATGCAGCACCTGTAACGCCAGCAGGATTTCTTCGACGGTCAGGCGAAGTTCCGGGCGTGAACGTAATTCGCGCTCAATCAGATGGGCAAGCTGGTAACGCCAGCGGCTGGCACGGCGGACAATGTGATTGGCACCGGGGCCACGTGAAATCTCGGCCAGTGCCAACACAGCGGCAACCGGCTCTTCCTGGAAGGCAGCAAGAAATGGTTCAAGCGCACGCAGGGCAAGGTATCCAAGCACACTACTCACGCCGGCA
This genomic window from Chloroflexus aurantiacus J-10-fl contains:
- a CDS encoding SpoIIE family protein phosphatase → MQRQISVFADWNAVTELLAFSDTLEADWQLPHDYVYLLRLVIEEVATNIVKYGYDEQNRDQIQLLCQYEQGVLTIIIRDRGYPFDPHDAPPPDLGREVEQRTIGGLGLFFVREYADTLQYRHDPASGWNELIVTKTMTMLDRLRSLPLFQVVPEAILAELAPRLAECRLAAGEILFHQGDPGNECFVILSGAVEVITFVNGTELRLEVFHAGQIIGEMSLIDQSPRSATVRAIEPSRLVALNEAVFATLIGSSPALAMTMLRSIVSRVRNTNQRMIHDLERKNAELLAAYQQLQAAQAELIRLNRLEEELDVARRIQQSFLPRVLPQPAGWRIAGFSRGAQAVGGDFFDTITLPDGRVGLVVADACGKGVTAALFVALSRSLLRAASQAVGMSQSPGSINTSILLHAVSLTNDYICREHGDANMFITLFYGLLDPLSGTITYINAGHNPPLRIARNGDVAEELHEGSLPIGIVSGQTYEVYELQIQPGEKLVAFSDGITEAMNPAGELFGDARLQACLQTLCHHPAPDLVAAVVAAVDTFAAGAPQADDITLLIVERLSDSQL
- a CDS encoding HEAT repeat domain-containing protein, which encodes MFDRETWRQRVAERFTTFARNPRQEIQIAGVSSVLGYLALRALEPFLAAFQEEPVAAVLALAEISRGPGANHIVRRASRWRYQLAHLIERELRSRPELRLTVEEILLALQVLHLARQRLNSSRDEWLRLTLLAELDTFESGDFEQLRRQLQDPGWQSRYEAIRRLRVREGHYTAADLVLLHDGLSDSASHVRAAAARMLGLINGIPPQPLVKTLIRLAIHDCDLETRFAAARTLGQLRDRIVSPQLLDHLIECLDNPDSFVRSAAALVVSQLGELAGTAQMIEHLLPMLSDADAYAREAAARALGRLGVAAATTTVLNALTQAVDDTDPNVHEAAVDAITRLRKLRATLPLSPGRHPTEPLAV